A region of the Deinococcus aquiradiocola genome:
CCAGCTCGGCGCGCAGGCCGGACAGTGGGAGAGCAGCGTGGTGCGCGTCATGCCGACCGGCAAGGTCGAGGTGCTCACCGGCAGCCACAGCCACGGCCAGGGCCACGAGACGACCTTCGCGCAGCTCGTCGCCGAGGAACTGCAGATCCCCATGGAAGACGTGACCATCGTGCACGGCGACACCGGCAAGATGCCCTTCGGCTGGGGCACCTACGGCAGCCGCTCGGCCGCGGTCGGCGGCAGCGCCCTCAAGATGGCGCTCGGCAAGATCAAGGCCAAAGCCACCAGGATCGCCGCGCACCTCCTTGAAGCGGCCCCCGAGGACGTGGAACAGGTGGACGGCACCTTCCGCGTCAAGGGCGTCCCCGAAGGCGGCAAGAGCTTCTTCGACGTGTCCCTCATGGCGCACCTCGCGCACAACATCCCCGCCGAGATGGAACCCGGCCTCGAAGAGCAGTACATGTACGACCCCAAGAACTTCGTGTACCCCTTCGGGACGCACGTCGCGGTGGTCGAGGTGGACGCCGACACCGGCAAGGTCAAGCTGCGCCAGTACGTCGCCGTGGACGACTGCGGCCCCCTCATGAACCCGCTGATCGTGGAAGGTCAGGTGCACGGCGGCATCGCACAGGGCTACGGGCAGGCCGTCCTCGAAGAGACCGTGTACGACGACGACGGCAACCTCCTGAGCGGCAACTTCATGGAGTACGCCATGCCGCGCGCCGAGGACATGGTGCAGATCCAGGTGGACCACACCGTCACGCCCAGCCCCCACAACCCGCTCGGCGTGAAAGGCATCGGCGAGTCCGGCACCATCTCCAGCACCGCCGCCGTCGCCAACGCCGTCGTGAACGCACTGGAAGCCTTCGGGATCAACCACCTCGACATGCCGTACACGCCCGAGAAGGTCTGGCAGGCCATCCAGGGCGCCAAGCGCGACATGCCGCAGGCCGCCGACGACTGAAGCGCACCTCCGCCAGCGCCGCGAGAAGCGGCCAGCGCGGAGCGTGAACCCGTCCGCAGCGGGGCCGGAGTGAGGGCGACGGGGCACCGTCCCCGTCGCCGGACCGGAGCGCCACGACGAGCAGGACCGATATTCATTCCAGCACCGGAGGTTCCATGTACACCACCGACTTCGACTACCACCGCGCCACCAGCGTCCAGAACGCCCTGGAACTCCTGGCCGCCAACGACGGCGCCAAACTCCTCGCGGGCGGACACTCGCTCGTGCCGTCCATGAAGCTGCGTCTGGCCAGCCCCACCGCCCTCATCGACATCTCGCAGGTCGAGGAGATGCAGGGCATCCGGCAGGAAGGCGACAGGATCATCATCGGGGCAGGCACCACGCACGCCCAGATCCTGCGTTCGGACCTGCTGAAGGAACTCTGCCCGATCCTCCCGGACGCCGCCGACTGGATCGGCGACCCGATGGTCCGCAACTGCGGCACCATCGGCGGGGCGCTCGCGCACGCCGACCCGGCCGCCGACTACCCCGCCAGCATCCTCGCGCTGGAAGCGGACCTGAAACTCGTCAGCCGTGACGGCGAGCGCGTCGTGAACGCCCGCGACTTCTTCCACGGCATGTTCGAGACGGCCGCCCGGGAAGGCGAGATCCTCACCGAAATCCACGTGCCGGTCCTGCAGGGCGCGAAGATGGCGTACGCGAAATTCCCTCACCCGGCCAGCCACTACGCCATCGTCGGCGTGGCTGCCGTCCTCACCGACAGCGGCGCCCGCCTCGCCCTGACCGGCGCGGGCGCCAAGGCCGTGCGCCTCCCGCGTGTCGAGACGGCCCTCGGCAGCGACTACAGCGAGAGCAACGTCGCGAACGCCACGCAGAACGCCATCGATCCCGGCGATCTCCTCAGCGACCGCTTCGCGAGCGCCGAGTACCGCGCGCACCTCGCGGGCGTGTTCGCGCAGCGCGCCATCACCCAGGCGACCGCCTGAGACCGAATTGAGCTGAACTCGAACTCCCGGCGTTCAGCCGAGCAGGCCTCCCGTCCCCCGTGGACCGGGAGGCCTGTCCGTTGTGGGGCCGGGCGTGAAGGTGTTCTCTGTTCCTTCCTGTCCGTTCCCGCCCGGCCGGTCAGCGGCCGAACAGCCACACCGACATGGGCCGCCCCGCCATCCACCGCGCCACGGCAAGCGGGACCCCCGTCCCCAGCACGACGTACAGCGCGACCAGCGGCACCTGCAGCAGCGCCGACCCCGGCGACGCCAGCCGGTCGAAGGTCCACAGCAGCAGCGGGTGCAGCAGGTACACCTGCAGACTGAACTGCCCCAGTCGCGCCAGCAGCGGACGGACGTGCCCGGCCAGCGCCCCGCCCGCCCGGGCCAGCCGCACGCTCAGGCCGCCCATGACCACGGCGGCCAGCAGGGTGTACGCCCAGTTCCCGGCCGTGTACGCGAGCACGTTCAGCGGCCTGCCGAGCGCCTGCGCGGCACCCAGCGGCAGGTACACCGCCAGGGCCACGGCGCACGCCACGGTCAGCTGACCGCCACGGCGTGCCCACAGGTCCGTGAACCGCTCCGGCCGTGCGCCGAGCGCGGTGCCCGCGACGAGCGGCAGCACGTACCACAGGGCCAGACTTCCGACGCTCTCCAGATGCCAGACGCGCAGGTTCAGGGCGTACACGCCGGACTGCACGGCCGCCGCGCCTGCCAGCACGGCCCAGAGCGGCCACGGCAAGCGGTTCAGGCGCCGCAGGAGGGGCAGCAGCAGCGTCACCTGCAGGGCCAGCAGCAGGTAATACAGGTGAAAGTACCCCTTGCCGTGCAGCAGGCCCGGATCCCAGAACGCCGCGAGCCGCTCCCCCGGTCCCGGCCCGGCCCCCGTCACGACCTTGAACGTCAGGTACAGGGCCGTCCACAGCACGTACGGCCACAGCAGCTGCCGGGCACGGCTGCCGAGATACCGCCGCCACGAGAACACCGACGACGAGCGCGCGAACACCAGCGCACTCAGGAACAGGAAGGTCGGCACCACGAACTGTGTGACGCGGTTCACGACGAGCAGCGCCACGTGCAGCGCGCTGCCCTCGGGCGCGCGGTCCAGGTTCGCTCCGCTGACGTGATGCACCACCACCAGCAGCACCGTCAGGCCACGGCACACGTCCACCCACGCAAGTCGCCCGGAGGCGACGGATGCAGTGGAGGAGGTGGGGGGAGGGGGGGAGGCAGGCATGGGTCGGTCCCCGGCAGCCGGGGCCGTGAGCGTACCCTGGCATTCCGTGGGAAGCTGCCGTGTTCACGGAACGCGGCTTTAGACTGCTCCTCTTTTCCGCACCGGTCCTGCCGTCAGGGGCGCAGGTCGTTCAGGTCGTCCGGGCGGAGCGGCGCGAGCGTCAGGCGGACGGCGTGCGGCGCGCCCTGCCCGGAGGCGGCGTTCTCATCGAACATGCCCTTCAGGCGCAGGGCGAGCGTCACGAGTTCCGACTGCACCTGCCGGACCTGCTCGGGCGTGAGTGGTCCGGCGTTCAGGCCGGTGAAGGCGTCCACGGGCGGCCCCTGCCACCCGGTCAGCACGCCGCGCAGTTCGGCCGTGTCGTAACTCTCGTCGATCTGCAGGTCCTGCCCGTCCCGGAACACCCGCAGGCCCCAGCGTCGCCCGTGGGCGTGCTCGTGCACGGCATCCTCGAAACTCCGCCCGAGCGTGCGGGCGAGCAGGCGGTCGACCGGACCGAACTGCCGTTCGAAGCGTTCGGCGAAGTCGGCGTCGGGCGTGTGTTCGCGCGGCACGAAGTACGCGTCCGCGCTCGCCCGGTAGTGGCGGATGTCGCGTCCGGCGCGCGCCTCGCGCCGCGTCTCCCGCAGCAGGCCCGCCTGCAGGAGCGCCTGCACGTCGCGGTGCACGGCGCGCAGGTCGGCGTTCAGGGCGCGGGCGGCGGTGGCGGCACTGCCCTCCTGCGCCATGAACTGCCCGAGGGTGCGCCGCACGCGCGGGTGCAGCAGCAGGCGCACGGCCTGCGCGTCGATGACGTGCTGGACACTACTCACATTCTGATCTTACTGTGCGAGCAGGCTGGGCCGCACCGTGGAGGCATGACCAGTCCCGAACAGCGCCACGAGGTCGCCACCCTTCGCCTGCAGGCCCTCCAGCACGAGGCGGGCATGGCACGGCAGCTGCAGGCCGCGCGTCCGGCTGTGCGGTTCTCGCTGCGCGTGCCGTTCCTGCGCCTGACGCTGCACTTCGCGGTGCAGGTCACGCCCTCCGCCTGACGGTCCGGCGTGCGGATCGTCACCGTTCTTCCTGGCGGGCCACGCGCGGGCCGCTACACTGCCCGGCATGGATGTCGCTGCGCTGCGTGCGTCGCTGCTCGGGTGGTTCGCCGCCCAGGGCCGCGCGGACCTGCCGTGGCGCGTGACGCGCGAGGACGGGCAGCGCGACCCGTACCGGGTGTGGGTGGCGGAGGTGCTGCTGCAGCAGACGCAGGTGGTGCGCGGCCGCGTGTACTTCGAGCGCTTCCTGACGGCCTTCCCGACCGTGCAGGCGCTCGCGCTGGCGCCGCAGGAGGCGGTCCTGAAGGCCTGGGAGGGCTGCGGGTACTACGCCCGCGCCCGCAACCTGCACCGGGCCGCGCAGGTCATGGCGCGGGAAGGCGTGCCCGTCACGTATGACGGCTGGCTGGCCCTGCCGGGCGTCGGGCCGTACACGGCGGCGGCCGTGTCGTCCCTGGCGTTCGGGGAGGGGCGGGCCGTGATGGACGGCAACGTGCGCCGCGTGCTGAGCCGCCTGTACGCCGTGGAGGTCCCCACGGACGCGTGGGTGCAGGGCACGGCGGACGCCCTGCTCGACCCGGCCCGGCCCGGCGAGTGGAACGAGGCCGTCATGGATCTCGGCGCGACCGTCTGCGTCCCGAAACGCCCGCTGTGCGGTGCGTGCCCGCTGCGGGCGCAGTGCGCGGCCCTGGCGTCCGGCGAGCCTGCCCGTTACCCCGCCCCGAAGGTCCGGGCGGCGGCGCGCGAGGTGCGGGCCGTCGCGGTCCTGGCGGGCACGCCCGGCACGCCGTACCTGGAGGAGCGTCACGGGACGCTGCTGGGCGGCCTGTGGGGCCTGCCGCTGGAGGACTGCGGGGACGGCACGGAAGGCGACGCGCTCGCGCGGCTCGCCGGACGACTGCAGGTGCGGCCCGCCGAGCGGCTGGGCGTGGTGACGCACACCATGACGCACCGGCACCTGACCGTCACCCTGTACCGCGCGGACGGCGCACTGCCCGGCACGCCTGCCGACGCGCGGCCCCTGTCGCGCCTCGACCGGAAACTGCTGGCGCTCGCGGCGGACCTGGGTGTGCAGCGCCCGCTGTTCTGATCCGGGTTCCGGTGGAATCCCGTGGGGTATGCGGGTTCGGTCCCGCTCGGACGGAACGCGCACGAACGGCTCCTTCTGGGCGTGCGCGTCCGGCAGGCGCTAGACTGCCCGCATCATGACCGGCCGCCCGACCCTCGCTTCCAGTCTCCGGGCCATCTACTCGCTGCGTGCCGCCGTCACCAAACCCGTGTACTGGTGGTACGAGCGCCGCCTGCGCCGCAAGGTCCGCGAGGGCGGCAAGCTCCCGCAGCACCTGGGCCTCATCCTGGACGGCAACCGCCGGTTCGCGAAGGCGGCGGGCGTGCAGCGCGAGATCGGGTACGAGTTCGGGATCGACAAGGCGCACGAGGTGCTGCAGTGGTGCCTGGAGCTCGGCATTCCCGCCGTGACGATCTGGGTGCTGAGCACCGACAACGTCGCCCGCGACCCGGAAGAGGTCGCGCACCTCATGAAGCTCTTCGACCGTGAGGCCCGCAACCTCGCGCAGGACCCCCGTATTCACGGGAACCGGGTGCGGGTGCGCGCCATCGGACAGCACCACGGCTTCCCGGCGCACGTGCTGGACGCCCTGAAGCAGCTGGAGGCCGCGACCGCCAGTTACGACGGCATGCTGCTGAACATCGCGGTCGGGTACGGGGGCCGCGAGGAGATCGTGGACGCCGTCAAGGTGTACCTGGAGCACCAGCAGGAGGCGGGCGCGACGCTGCAGCAGGCGGCCGCCGCACTCCGCCCGGACGACATCAGCGCCCGCACGTACACGGCGGGCACGCCGGAGGTGGACTTCATCATCCGGACGAGCGGCGAGATCCGCATGAGCGGCTTCATGCTGTGGCAGAGCGTGTACTCGGAATTCTACTTCTGTGACGTGTACTGGCCGGGCTTCCGCTGGGTGGATTTCCTGCGGGCCCTGCGGGACTTCCAGGGCCGCAAGCGCCGCTTCGGGAAGTGAACCGGGGCGGGCCGGGCGGGCGCTCCTGACGGGACGCTTCCCGGTCCGCGTCGCAGTGCAGTGCGCCTGCGGCTGTCATGATAGAGGGTATGACTGTTTCTCCCACCCCGCTCGAGACCCTGCTCGCCCAGGCCCACGCTCAGCCGGGCGAACCTCAGACCCGACTGTCGGGCCTGCTGAGCGCCCTGGAGGACGCCGACTGGACCCTGCTGATGGGCGGCCAGGAGGCGCTCGCGGCGCAGATCGCGTCCCTGATCGGGCCGGGCCTGATCCGCCTCGACCCGCGCCTGAACCTGAACCGTGAGGCCTTCGCGAGCTTCGGGCTGGCCCTGGCGAGCAGCGACGGCGACTGGAAGGGCGCGCGGGCCGTGTGGCTGCTGGAACCCGACGAGCGCGCCCTGACGCGCGCGCGCCGCGCGGACGTGCCGGTGATCGTGGACGCGACCCTCGCGCCCGGCGGCCGCTGGCTGGAGCAGGGCGTACACCTCGTGGTGTACCGCGACGCCGTGACCCTCACCGGGTACGACGACGTGCAGCTGAGCAGCGTGTCGGGCCTGGGCAGCCGTCCCCGCCGCGTCGCGTCCGGCCCGGCGGACCTCGCGGTGGCGCTCGCGCTGCGCGACATCGGGACGCTGGCGCTGCGCATGAACCGCCGCACCCGCAACGCGGAGGCGCTGTTGCCGCGCTTCGCG
Encoded here:
- a CDS encoding isoprenyl transferase, which produces MTGRPTLASSLRAIYSLRAAVTKPVYWWYERRLRRKVREGGKLPQHLGLILDGNRRFAKAAGVQREIGYEFGIDKAHEVLQWCLELGIPAVTIWVLSTDNVARDPEEVAHLMKLFDREARNLAQDPRIHGNRVRVRAIGQHHGFPAHVLDALKQLEAATASYDGMLLNIAVGYGGREEIVDAVKVYLEHQQEAGATLQQAAAALRPDDISARTYTAGTPEVDFIIRTSGEIRMSGFMLWQSVYSEFYFCDVYWPGFRWVDFLRALRDFQGRKRRFGK
- a CDS encoding FAD binding domain-containing protein, which translates into the protein MYTTDFDYHRATSVQNALELLAANDGAKLLAGGHSLVPSMKLRLASPTALIDISQVEEMQGIRQEGDRIIIGAGTTHAQILRSDLLKELCPILPDAADWIGDPMVRNCGTIGGALAHADPAADYPASILALEADLKLVSRDGERVVNARDFFHGMFETAAREGEILTEIHVPVLQGAKMAYAKFPHPASHYAIVGVAAVLTDSGARLALTGAGAKAVRLPRVETALGSDYSESNVANATQNAIDPGDLLSDRFASAEYRAHLAGVFAQRAITQATA
- a CDS encoding acyltransferase family protein; translation: MPASPPPPTSSTASVASGRLAWVDVCRGLTVLLVVVHHVSGANLDRAPEGSALHVALLVVNRVTQFVVPTFLFLSALVFARSSSVFSWRRYLGSRARQLLWPYVLWTALYLTFKVVTGAGPGPGERLAAFWDPGLLHGKGYFHLYYLLLALQVTLLLPLLRRLNRLPWPLWAVLAGAAAVQSGVYALNLRVWHLESVGSLALWYVLPLVAGTALGARPERFTDLWARRGGQLTVACAVALAVYLPLGAAQALGRPLNVLAYTAGNWAYTLLAAVVMGGLSVRLARAGGALAGHVRPLLARLGQFSLQVYLLHPLLLWTFDRLASPGSALLQVPLVALYVVLGTGVPLAVARWMAGRPMSVWLFGR
- the mutY gene encoding A/G-specific adenine glycosylase, whose translation is MDVAALRASLLGWFAAQGRADLPWRVTREDGQRDPYRVWVAEVLLQQTQVVRGRVYFERFLTAFPTVQALALAPQEAVLKAWEGCGYYARARNLHRAAQVMAREGVPVTYDGWLALPGVGPYTAAAVSSLAFGEGRAVMDGNVRRVLSRLYAVEVPTDAWVQGTADALLDPARPGEWNEAVMDLGATVCVPKRPLCGACPLRAQCAALASGEPARYPAPKVRAAAREVRAVAVLAGTPGTPYLEERHGTLLGGLWGLPLEDCGDGTEGDALARLAGRLQVRPAERLGVVTHTMTHRHLTVTLYRADGALPGTPADARPLSRLDRKLLALAADLGVQRPLF